One stretch of Dissulfurimicrobium hydrothermale DNA includes these proteins:
- a CDS encoding nucleoside recognition domain-containing protein → MKQKPSSINIVWLAMVVLATITASYTDRMDALTRALFESAKDAVELSISLIGPMALWLGIMKVAEVGGLMQTIARWMRPVMVRLFPEVPGDHPAMSAMIMNMAANAMGLGNAATPMGIKAMQELEKLAPEKGTATDAMCLFLAINTSSVTLLPLGVITIRAAANAKNPASIFIPTLIATCCSTVVAVLAAKFMAGRGRGPELAGGLETPKPNKDEETCFNATSMPALDPPGLGGRIFAWLIVAAFIGGVGYQMSRAAAPFVLSSVVLNSISNWLIPMLFSGLLIFGYLRGVKVYEALTDGARDGFTTVIRIIPFMVAIFVAIGMFRASGAMDIMIGILSPFTSAVGMPPEALAVALMRPLSGSGSFAMMSEIVKQSPDSFLAALVSVIQGSTETTFYVLAVYFGAVGVRRTRHALPAALCADAAGVIASVAICHLWFG, encoded by the coding sequence ATGAAACAGAAACCATCCTCCATCAATATAGTCTGGCTGGCTATGGTTGTTTTGGCCACAATTACCGCCTCCTACACAGACCGCATGGACGCGCTTACCAGGGCCTTGTTCGAGTCGGCCAAGGATGCGGTTGAGCTGTCTATAAGTCTCATCGGACCAATGGCGCTCTGGCTTGGGATCATGAAAGTGGCTGAGGTTGGCGGACTCATGCAGACCATTGCCAGATGGATGCGGCCTGTAATGGTTCGTCTGTTTCCAGAGGTGCCGGGCGATCATCCTGCCATGAGCGCCATGATTATGAATATGGCGGCCAATGCCATGGGCTTGGGTAACGCGGCGACCCCCATGGGGATCAAGGCCATGCAGGAGCTGGAGAAATTGGCGCCGGAAAAGGGCACGGCAACGGACGCCATGTGTCTATTTTTGGCGATCAACACATCCAGCGTAACCTTGCTGCCTCTAGGGGTGATCACTATCCGGGCAGCGGCCAACGCCAAAAACCCTGCTTCCATTTTTATACCGACCTTGATTGCGACCTGCTGTTCCACTGTTGTTGCCGTTTTGGCGGCTAAATTTATGGCAGGCAGAGGGCGCGGGCCGGAATTGGCTGGCGGTCTTGAAACACCAAAGCCGAATAAAGATGAAGAGACCTGTTTCAATGCCACCTCCATGCCTGCATTGGATCCGCCAGGTCTTGGCGGTAGAATATTTGCATGGCTTATTGTTGCCGCCTTTATTGGAGGTGTTGGCTATCAGATGAGCAGGGCCGCTGCCCCCTTTGTCCTTTCATCCGTCGTACTTAACAGCATTTCCAACTGGTTGATACCAATGCTGTTTTCCGGCCTTTTGATCTTCGGCTATCTGCGTGGGGTCAAGGTCTATGAGGCCCTGACCGATGGCGCAAGGGATGGTTTTACAACCGTCATCCGCATCATCCCATTTATGGTGGCTATTTTCGTAGCCATCGGCATGTTCAGGGCCAGCGGGGCCATGGACATCATGATCGGTATCTTGTCGCCTTTTACATCGGCGGTTGGAATGCCGCCCGAGGCCTTGGCCGTGGCCCTTATGCGGCCCCTTTCCGGAAGCGGCTCTTTCGCCATGATGAGCGAGATCGTGAAGCAATCGCCGGATAGCTTCCTCGCCGCCCTGGTCTCGGTGATCCAGGGTTCCACAGAAACCACCTTTTATGTACTGGCCGTATATTTCGGAGCGGTCGGCGTCAGAAGGACCAGGCACGCCCTCCCTGCCGCGCTCTGTGCAGACGCCGCTGGTGTCATCGCCTCGGTTGCGATATGCCATCTTTGGTTCGGCTGA
- a CDS encoding class I SAM-dependent methyltransferase, whose amino-acid sequence MREDPYQDKYEWDAEDYAMHSVSQQLWARELIEKIQLEGHEYVLDIGCGDGKVTAEIAKYVPKGQVVGIDNSEKMITLASNKFPISQYPNLFFQQMDACALSFREEFDIVFSSAALHWIINHKPVLKGIYQALKPKGKAIIQMGGKGNAANIVEILDEIMYESPWNEYFKDFSFPYGFYSPKEY is encoded by the coding sequence ATGAGAGAAGATCCATATCAGGATAAATATGAATGGGATGCGGAGGACTATGCAATGCATTCTGTTTCACAACAATTATGGGCAAGAGAATTAATAGAGAAAATCCAGTTAGAAGGACATGAATATGTACTTGATATTGGCTGTGGCGATGGAAAAGTTACGGCTGAAATCGCAAAATATGTCCCTAAGGGTCAGGTGGTTGGGATTGATAATTCAGAAAAAATGATAACTCTTGCCTCCAATAAATTCCCAATTTCACAATATCCTAATCTATTTTTTCAGCAAATGGATGCTTGTGCATTATCCTTCCGAGAAGAATTTGATATTGTCTTTTCAAGCGCAGCGCTTCACTGGATTATCAATCATAAACCTGTACTAAAGGGGATATATCAAGCATTAAAACCGAAAGGGAAAGCTATTATTCAAATGGGTGGCAAGGGTAATGCTGCAAATATTGTAGAGATTTTAGATGAAATAATGTACGAAAGTCCATGGAATGAATATTTTAAAGATTTTTCCTTTCCTTATGGATTCTATTCGCCAAAAGAATATTAA
- the moaA gene encoding GTP 3',8-cyclase MoaA, producing the protein MNDSSAALSDKHGREITYLRISITDRCNLRCSYCTPRDGQVNWLSHEDILSYEEIERLANAFSGLGVRKIRLTGGEPLVRKGVEGLAGRLIKIPGIKEVCLTTNGILLGDMATPLFDAGVRHINISLDTLKPERFLKITGKDLFQNVWQGIEKAIETRFTKIKLNAVAMKGVNDDEIVDLARLSLELPLEVRFIEFMPVGSATTWEKSRHLNCDAIKEMVERSLGDLIPVSQGKDSGPAMIYRLKGAKGSVGFISPLSRHFCGTCNRVRITPDGRLRLCLFSDNEIDLKGWLRAGISNDELKIFLKEAIAQKPKGIISLKDETPHCTRAMSRIGG; encoded by the coding sequence ATGAATGACTCCAGCGCCGCGCTTTCGGACAAACACGGGAGAGAAATCACCTATTTGAGGATATCCATAACAGACAGATGCAATCTGCGGTGCAGTTACTGCACGCCGAGGGACGGTCAGGTCAATTGGCTTTCCCATGAAGACATCCTCAGCTATGAAGAGATAGAGAGGCTTGCCAATGCCTTTTCAGGGCTTGGCGTGAGAAAGATACGTCTGACCGGCGGCGAACCCCTGGTGCGAAAGGGGGTGGAGGGTCTGGCGGGCCGCCTGATCAAAATCCCTGGAATAAAAGAGGTCTGTCTTACCACAAACGGCATCCTTCTTGGAGATATGGCGACCCCCTTGTTCGATGCGGGCGTAAGACACATAAACATAAGCCTCGATACCCTTAAGCCCGAACGCTTCCTGAAGATCACCGGAAAAGATCTCTTTCAAAATGTATGGCAGGGCATAGAAAAGGCCATAGAGACCCGCTTTACAAAGATCAAGCTGAACGCCGTGGCCATGAAGGGCGTAAACGATGACGAAATAGTGGACCTCGCAAGGCTGAGCCTCGAACTTCCGCTTGAGGTGAGATTTATTGAATTCATGCCGGTAGGAAGCGCCACCACCTGGGAAAAATCAAGGCATCTGAACTGTGACGCAATAAAAGAGATGGTCGAGAGGTCGCTTGGTGATCTAATCCCTGTCTCACAGGGCAAAGACTCGGGCCCGGCCATGATCTACCGCCTTAAAGGCGCAAAGGGGAGCGTAGGATTCATAAGCCCTTTAAGCCGCCACTTCTGCGGCACATGTAACCGGGTCAGGATCACGCCCGATGGCCGTTTGAGGCTCTGTCTCTTTTCAGACAATGAGATAGATTTGAAGGGATGGCTCAGGGCCGGGATTTCGAATGATGAACTCAAAATATTTCTGAAAGAGGCCATAGCCCAAAAACCCAAGGGGATCATATCTCTTAAGGACGAAACCCCACATTGCACACGGGCGATGTCCAGGATAGGAGGATAA
- a CDS encoding c-type cytochrome, with protein sequence MQRNKIIFALGIIIIFAIAGGALSVIFTRFIDFSETSGDLATHQKTGTTVQPGMAAVKVEGVAAFNPPSLESAPADIKDAVMLGHNILTNTRKYAGGYVGNKLTCSNCHFKGGVTRGGENGGLSLVGVGATYPAYKKRQNYAVHLITRTNDCFQRSMNGRPLPADSREMTAIVTYYQWISKGLPIYGKIPWPGLKHLKSNHKPDETKGTQVFAQKCAICHGTSGQGSSAAPPLWGNDSFNDGAGMAKLANLAAFAHFNMPLGNPDLSVEDALDVAAFVITRPRLHFTAKAK encoded by the coding sequence ATGCAAAGGAACAAGATCATATTCGCCCTTGGAATCATCATCATTTTCGCCATCGCAGGCGGCGCCCTTTCAGTTATATTCACCAGGTTTATAGACTTTAGCGAGACGTCCGGAGACTTAGCCACCCATCAAAAGACTGGGACAACCGTCCAGCCAGGCATGGCGGCGGTAAAGGTGGAAGGTGTCGCCGCCTTCAATCCTCCGTCCCTTGAATCCGCGCCCGCAGACATAAAAGATGCAGTCATGCTCGGCCACAATATCCTGACAAATACCAGAAAATATGCAGGCGGCTACGTTGGGAACAAGCTCACCTGCTCAAATTGTCACTTCAAGGGGGGCGTAACCCGGGGCGGGGAAAACGGAGGCCTCTCGCTTGTTGGGGTAGGGGCCACCTACCCTGCCTACAAAAAGAGACAAAATTACGCGGTTCACCTCATTACCCGGACAAACGACTGTTTTCAGCGGAGCATGAACGGCAGACCCCTGCCGGCAGACAGCAGGGAGATGACGGCCATCGTCACCTACTATCAGTGGATATCAAAGGGGCTCCCCATCTACGGAAAAATCCCATGGCCGGGCCTGAAACACCTGAAGAGCAATCATAAGCCTGATGAGACAAAGGGGACACAGGTCTTTGCACAAAAATGCGCCATATGCCATGGGACAAGCGGCCAGGGGTCTTCGGCTGCACCGCCTCTTTGGGGCAATGATTCCTTTAATGACGGCGCAGGAATGGCGAAACTGGCCAACCTCGCCGCCTTTGCCCATTTCAACATGCCGTTGGGAAACCCCGACCTCTCAGTCGAAGACGCCCTGGATGTGGCGGCGTTTGTCATAACCAGACCCAGACTCCATTTCACTGCAAAAGCAAAATAA
- the fabD gene encoding ACP S-malonyltransferase has protein sequence MEKTAFVFPGQGSQYIGMGKAFLETLPRAREIFEIGEAVTGIPLKTLCLEGPMDELTKTANLQPALTVIDTVCAAAAMDSGLMPGAVAGHSLGEYPALWAAGVIGLEDLFRLVQARGRLMEEAGARRPGAMAAIIGLKKAELDGLIQPLALQGVIAAANHNSPEQIVVTGEKALVDALAGLVKERGARAVPLKVGGAYHSQLMKNAADKFARLLEEVRFSPPKTPFYSNVTAGPENDPEVIKGLMARQMCEPVRWYEIVTNMVRDGVKEFIEPGPKNVLSNLVKKCLPQGEVRVFQIDDPEGLKACISQR, from the coding sequence ATGGAAAAGACCGCGTTTGTCTTCCCTGGGCAGGGTTCGCAATATATCGGCATGGGCAAGGCCTTCCTTGAGACGCTTCCCCGTGCGCGGGAGATATTTGAGATCGGGGAGGCCGTAACCGGCATTCCGCTGAAGACCCTGTGTCTCGAAGGCCCGATGGATGAGCTCACAAAGACCGCAAATCTCCAGCCTGCCTTGACGGTGATAGATACCGTCTGCGCCGCGGCAGCGATGGACAGCGGCCTCATGCCAGGCGCGGTTGCCGGTCACAGCCTTGGCGAATACCCGGCACTCTGGGCCGCGGGGGTCATTGGGCTTGAAGATCTGTTCCGGCTTGTCCAGGCGCGAGGGCGTCTCATGGAAGAGGCCGGGGCCAGGAGGCCCGGGGCGATGGCTGCTATCATCGGGCTCAAGAAGGCTGAACTGGACGGGCTCATTCAGCCCCTTGCCTTGCAGGGGGTCATAGCCGCCGCGAATCACAACAGCCCTGAACAGATAGTGGTGACCGGCGAAAAGGCGCTCGTTGACGCCCTTGCGGGGCTTGTAAAGGAAAGGGGGGCAAGGGCCGTACCTCTCAAGGTGGGGGGGGCGTATCACAGCCAGCTCATGAAAAATGCGGCGGATAAATTCGCCAGATTGCTTGAAGAGGTGAGATTTTCGCCGCCAAAGACACCATTCTATAGCAATGTCACGGCAGGGCCTGAAAACGACCCGGAAGTCATAAAAGGCCTCATGGCAAGGCAGATGTGCGAGCCTGTCAGATGGTATGAAATAGTGACAAACATGGTCAGGGACGGCGTCAAGGAATTTATCGAACCCGGGCCCAAAAACGTCCTCTCAAATCTAGTAAAGAAGTGCCTGCCCCAGGGTGAGGTCAGGGTCTTCCAGATAGATGACCCTGAAGGACTGAAGGCCTGCATCTCTCAAAGATAA